Within Desulfuromonas acetexigens, the genomic segment TGGCCGTGACAGGTTCGGGAGCCAGCAACCACAAGGCCCGTTGTTCCCGGGTCGCCTTCCTGATTGGCCCCTTGGCGTAAGACTCGGCGAAAACCTCATCAAAGCTCTTGCCGTTGCAGACCTTGGAGCGGCGCCTCCTGCGGGCGTTGTAAGCGGCGATTTCCGCCGTCATAATCGCTTCAAATTCTTCCACGGGGATAGGATTGGCCTGGGTTCCTCGCCCCGAAAAAGCCGGGTGCTTGTCGATGTGCTCGCCAAGGCCTCCAACACCAAAACATCGTTCAACAGGTTTCGCTTGCCCATGGCCTGGCGTGGCCCAATGAACGGCCGCCCCTAGTTGGGGAATCAGCCCCAGGGGCTCATCAGGCATCACCTTGAAGCGGTAGCGGTTTTTTACTCCGCCCGTAACGTCTTTGTTTGCGGCGGCGCGGGTTGAATCAAATAAGAAATAGCTAGGAATTCCATAATGTTCTATCAGGTCGCCAATCGAAAGCCGGATTTGGTCCTTGTTCTCCGAAACGTCGAGACGCCAGGCCAGAATCTTCCCTGAATAAATGTCTTGCCACACCCATGCGGTAGGGCGGCACACCTCGCCGGACTCGAACCGGACATATTTAAAGAAGGTGTAGCCGTCGCCGTTGACCGCTTCGAGAGCCCGGAAAACGGTCTTATCTCGCTCTTGGGCCGGGTAGCATTTTTTATAGGCGTCTTCGCCTTGGCGCTTCAGCACGATAAGAGCGTGGGGGATTTCGTTTTCGAGCTTGCGCTTGATCGTTTTCAAGCTGGGAAGTTCCCAGCCGTGGGCCTTGGCGGCGCGTTCCGCCCGTTCATAGACGGCTTGGAAGGTGGGCCGCTCGATCCGCAACCAATCGGCCTTGATATAGTCATAGACTTCCGGGCTGGGGTCCTTTTTCGGGCGGTTCCCGCCTCGGGCGTCAACGAGGATTGCCACCCAATCGCCAGGGTCAACGCCTCGGGTTTTTTCAAACCAGACTCTCACCCTGTCCCCGCCTTTTCCAATCTTCGCGCCCACTTCATTACAGGCTGCCGTTATCCCGGTTCCCCGGGCCATGAGAGATTCCACGGCGCGAACCGCTTCCGCCTTCCGGGCCGCGCCCTCCCTATTCTTCGCGCTCTTCTGTGCGGCATAGTTCCACAGGGCTTCCCGGTCTTCGTCGGTCGGTCGGGATTCCCCAGGGGGAGCGGCGGGCGCTTCGGGCGCGGCGGCCTCGGGGGTGAAAACGGTCGAGCCCGGGCGGACGCAAAGCAGCAAATGGGCGCGGATTCTGGTCTTCTCCTGGTCGCTCAAGGGGAGTTCGTCCACGTTATACCGGCGGCCGCCACCCTGAAGGGTTTCGCCAAGGCAAGCCCAAGATTGC encodes:
- a CDS encoding transposase domain-containing protein; amino-acid sequence: MTLFLASLAEIAAALEITPRAVRKRAQKQSWACLGETLQGGGRRYNVDELPLSDQEKTRIRAHLLLCVRPGSTVFTPEAAAPEAPAAPPGESRPTDEDREALWNYAAQKSAKNREGAARKAEAVRAVESLMARGTGITAACNEVGAKIGKGGDRVRVWFEKTRGVDPGDWVAILVDARGGNRPKKDPSPEVYDYIKADWLRIERPTFQAVYERAERAAKAHGWELPSLKTIKRKLENEIPHALIVLKRQGEDAYKKCYPAQERDKTVFRALEAVNGDGYTFFKYVRFESGEVCRPTAWVWQDIYSGKILAWRLDVSENKDQIRLSIGDLIEHYGIPSYFLFDSTRAAANKDVTGGVKNRYRFKVMPDEPLGLIPQLGAAVHWATPGHGQAKPVERCFGVGGLGEHIDKHPAFSGRGTQANPIPVEEFEAIMTAEIAAYNARRRRRSKVCNGKSFDEVFAESYAKGPIRKATREQRALWLLAPEPVTANAKDGSIKIMGNRYWCEELTRYKGKKLVARFDPANMHKGAIVYQLDGRRIGEAECILPAGFNDRNAAREVAKQKARRKKALREIEKAEIRINAREAAKCLPQETPPATPPSSKIVEGMFGKKEKSAETDPASAHNFEEIAEAMYLHSLK